The nucleotide window GCTGCCAGCAGAACCAGCACCAGCCAGGCAAAGGGCGACAGCCCGAGCAGCCAGGCGTGAGACAGATCCTTGAAGGATTCCGGCAGGCCCTCGATCCAGCTGCCACCGGTGGTCAGGTGCACACAGCCACGGAAGAAACCGAGGGTGCCAAGCGTCGCCACAATGGCCGGGACGCGCAGGATGGCGACCATGAAGCCGTTGAACAGACCGCAGCACAACCCCACGAGCAGGGCGATGCCGATGGAGGGGACAATGCCGAAACCGTCATTCATGCAGACCCCGGCAATGGCCGCCGACAGCCCCATGATGGAGCCGACCGAGACATCAAGCCCGCGCGTAGCCATCACCATCGTGGCGCCAATGGCCAGCACGAACAGCGTCAGCGAGTTGCTGTAGATCGAGAGCAGCGTCTCGACCCTCAGATAGGACGGATCGGAGATGGCGAGAATGGCCAGCAGCATCACGATAATGATGGCAACCGAAGCCTCGCGATTGTTTTGCAGAAAACGTATCATCAGGATGCTTTCGCCTCCTCTGCATTCAGACCAAACGACATCTGGGCAATGGCATCGACCGTGATCTCATCGCCTTCGAGAATACCCGTCGGATAGCCATGCGCCATGGCCAGCACGCGATGGCTGAGACGCTGGATTTCGTCATGGTCCGAAGAGATCATGAGAATGGCGACGCCGCTGTTGGCCAGATCGTCGATGATGCGGTAGATGTCCGCGCGCACCGCCACGTCCACGCCGCGGGTCGGCTCATCAAGGATGAGAACCCGTGGCTTTGCCGCAAGGCATTTGGCCAGCAGGATCTTTTGCTGGTTGCCACCGGACAGGGTGCGGACGGCCTGAGACGACGTTGCACAGACGATGCCCAATTCCTTGACATATTGCTGGAAGCGCTCTTCTTCCCGCTTCAGCTGGAGCCAGGAGGATTCCCGATGCAGGACGAGCGAGGAGGCATTCCAGCTCAGCGGTGCATCGACAAACAGGCCGCTGGTCTGGCGGTCTTCCGGCAGATAGACAAGCCCCATGTCGAGACTGGCCTGAGGATCGGTATGGGTTGCATCCTGCCCTTCCACCATAACCCTGCCGCGGGCTGCCTTGCGGATGCCATAGATGGTTTCGGCCATTTCAGTGCGGCCAGAGCCGACAACCCCGGCCAGACCGAGAATTTCGCCTTCATGCAGGGAGAAGCTCATATTGGCAAAGCCCTCACCGCACAGATTGTCCACTTCAAGCACCACCTTGCCGTGTCTGGCGGTCTGGCGGCGTTCACCAAGGACATTCTCGCCACCGCCTTCGACCTGGGTCATCGCACGGACGATTTCCGCATCGGTGTAGGATTTGGGTGGCCCTGCCATGACGACGCGACCGTCGCGCAGGATGCTGACGATGTCTGCGATTTCGCGGATTTCATTCAGCTTGTGGCTGATGAAGAAGATGCCCACGCCTTGCGCTGCAAGCGCCCGCATGCGATTGAACAGAAGGCTCACTTCACGCGGGGTCAGGGCAGAGGTCGGTTCATCCAGAATGAGAATTTGGGCGTCGCGGATCAAACCGCGCAGGATCTCGACCATTTGCTGGTCGGCCACTTCAAGCTGACCCGCCGGGGCCTGCAGATCCATGTTGGTGCCAATTTCCTTGGCCAGTTTGACAAGCCGTGCGTACTGGGCGACACGGTTGCCCTTCATGTTCATGAGAACATTTTCTTCGATGCTGAGATTGGGAAACAGCAGCGGTTCCTGCGGAACCATGTGAATTCCCATTTGGCGCGCCAAGACCGGGGTCAGCTTGTTGGCATGCTCGCCGTTGACATAAAGGTCACCCTGGTCAACGGAATGCAGACCGGCAATGATGCGCATGAGCGTGGATTTCCCCGCCCCGTTGCCTCCCAGGAGGGCGTGAATTTGGCCGGACTCAAGAACAAGATCAACACCTTTAAGGACAGTTACATTCCCGAAGAACTTCCAGATGCTGTCTGCTTTAATGAGCTGTTTGCGTTGGCCAGACGGCTTTTGGTCCGTCATAACTGAAGCGCTCCTCAATCACTTTATTGTTTGCGGCTTGCTGCCGCTTTCTCCCCTCTGCGGCCCAACGAAAAGGTCGCAGAGTCAAGTGCTGTGTACGCTTGCAGATCAGGCAGAGGCCTTTTCCGACTGATAGATTTCGTAGGCCTTCTCCGGCTTTTCACCATCGTGAACGATGGAGCGGATCGCCTTGATCATGCCGACCGGACTGTCGGACTGGAAGATGTTGCGGCCCATGTCAACACCATGTGCCCCCTGGTCGATGGCCTTGTAAGCCATGGTCAGAGCGTCCATTTCAGGCAGCTTCTTGCCACCGGCGATGACGATTGGCACCGGACAGCCGGCGACCACCTTCTCAAAGCCCTCTTCGATGAAGTAGGACTTGACGATGTGGGCGCCCAACTCGGCGCAGATGCGCGTGGCAAGCGAGAAGTAGCGCTGGTCACGAGCCATATCCTTGCCAACGCCGGTCACGGCCATGGTCGGAATGCCATACCGGTTGCCGGTGTCGATCAGCTTGATCAGGTTGGCGAGCGACTGATGCTCATATTCGGCACCGACATAGACATTGGTGGTGATGGCGGATGCGTTGAGGCGGATCGCGTCTTCAATGTCAACAGCAACCAGTTCGTTGGACAGTTCAGTCAGAACGCTCATGCCGCCGGAGCAGCGCAGAACAACCGGCTTGCGGGTGTCGGCAGGCATCGTGGCACGCAGGCCACCGCGGGTGCACATCAGCACATCGGTATAGTCAGCCAACGGACGGATGGTCAGATCAAGGCGTTCAAGGCCGGTAGCCGGTCCCTGGAAATAGCCATGGTCAAATGCCAACATGACGGTGTTGCTGCTCTTTTTCTGGAAGATGCGGGCCAGACGGTCCTGCATGCCCCAGTCAAGCGCATTGGCGCCTCTTACCGGGAATGGGTTGGTTTCAACCGGAATATCAATGCCGAAGTCCTTGCCTTCTTTAATGTCATCGATATCAGCCATGAATTTCCTCCGTTAAATTTCGACATAGCGATGCTCGGGGGCATCATCTTGGCGCACCCAAATGCGTTCATATGAACAGCACGCCATCAAATTCTCATAAAGGCTACGCGCAGGTGTCGGTTCTTGTCAACCCAAATTGATCGTCATTTGTTTCATCGGTGGACATATGATCAATTCCTTCATTACCACTTTCTGCTTAGGACTTTGGTTATCTTTATGATTTTATTGCCATTATTCAGAATTTTTGTATATTGGCCAGCAAATTTGAAATTATATGTCTGCGGAAAGGGTTGATCATAATGAAGTTATGTGATCATATGAACGCAACATTCATCATTCGAAATGATCCGTGATCAAAATGAGCGACGACAACAGATATGAACATCATGATGCCGAATTACTGAGCCGTGTGGCCTGGTACTACTATCATGACGGCATGACGCAGAGCGAAATCGGCACGATCCTGAACTTGTCCCGCATCAAGATCTCGAGAATGCTCGAAAAGGGCCGCAAGATGGGGTTGATCCACATTCATATCAACTCCAGCTACGGCGGCTGTTTCGAGCTTGAAAGCCGCCTGCAACAACTGTTCGGGCTGCAGGAAGCGCGCGTCATCCCTGCTGACGATGGCCAGCATTCCGTCGAACGCATCGCCGAAGCGGCCAGTCAGTATCTGATGGGCAAGCTGAACGAAGCGGATCTGCTCGCCGTCGGCTGGGGCGCAACCGTCATGGGCGCACTGCAGAGACTGGCACAGACCCTGTCACACCGGGACATCTCGCTGGTCAGCCTGACCGGCGGTGTTGCCGCCTATATAGAAGGGGTCGCGACCGGGCGCACCGCCCAGAATGTCCATCTGATCCCGGCTCCGCTGATGGTCTCCAGTCCCGAACTGGCCCAGAGCCTCAAGGTCGAGCGCCACGTGGTTGACGTGATGGACATGGCAAGAACGGCAAACTATGCCCTTGTCGGTGTCGGGTCCGTTGCCAATCAGGCCACTCTGATCACATCCGGTTATGCAACCGGATCCCAGTTTGAAGCCTTCCGACGCCAGGGAGCAGTCGGAGATATCATCGCAATTTTCTATGACAAAGATGGCAATGTTCTCGACTTGCCGTTTCACGACAACCTGATCGGCCTGGATCTTCAGGCCCTGCGGGAGATCCCCAATGTTGTCGCGGCAGCCTGCGGGCAAACCAAGGTCGAGGCCATTCGAGCTGCTGCACGCGGCAAGCACTTCAACGTGCTGATTACCGACGAGCCGACAGCTCTCGCCATAATTGAGGGAGAGAGTCATGAAAAAGAAAGAGGGATACGTCCTGGCGATTGACGCCGGGACAGGAAGCGGCCGAGCAGTCATCTTTGACAGCGCCGGCCATCAGATCGCGGTTGGTCAGGAGGAATGGAACCATCTCAGCGATCCAAGATATCCCGGCTCCATGGAATTCGACTGCAGGGCCAACTGGAAACTTTTGAGCAAATGCGTTCGGGAAGCCCTGAGCAAAGCCGGTCTTGCCGGATCCGATATCCTTGCCGTCAGTGCGACGAGCATGCGCGAGGGCATTGTGATCTATGACAGGGATGGTCAGGAGCTTTGGGCCTGCGCCAATGTCGATTCCCGTGCTTCGGAGGAAGTGCATGAATTGCAGGCAAAGAGCCCCGAGCTCGAACGCTATGCTTATTCCATCAGCGGCCAAAGCTTCGCGCTTGGTGCGATTCCACGCCTCAAGTGGTTGGAGAAGCATCTGCCCGAGGTCCATGCCAACATGGCGACCATGTCGATGTTGTCCGACTGGATTCTGGCGCGGCTGTCCGGCGTTATTTCCTCTGATCCATCAAACGCCGGGACAACGGGCATCTTCTCGCTCAAGACCCGGACATGGGATCTGGAGATTGCCCGCCGGGCAGGGATTCGCACCAACATCTTCCCGCCGGTCGTCGAGACCGGCACCCCCATTGGCGAAGTCACCGCCGAGGCGGCGGCAGATACCGGCCTTGTTGCGGGCACAATGGTGGTCATGGGGGGTGGCGACGTTCAGATGGGCGCGCTCGGGCTTGGCGTCTCGCGCCCCGGTCACGCAGCCGTGCTGGGTGGCACCTTCTGGCAGGAGGTTGTCAACATTCCCGAGCCGATCACCGATCCGGACATGCGCATTCGCATCAACCCCCATGTGGTCCCCGGCGTCAGTCAGGCCGAAGGCATCGCCTTCATGGTCGGCATGACCACCCGCTGGTTCCGCGATGCCTTCTGTCAGGAAGAAATGCGGATTGCCAAGGAGCGCGGCATTGATACCTATGCGCTGCTGGAAGAACAGTCGGCCAAGATTCCGGTCGGGGCCAACGGCATCATTCCGATCTTCAGCGACGTGATGAATCTGGGCTCCTGGTATCATGCGGCACCGTCGCTTCTCAACCTGTCGCTTGACGCCAGCCAATGTGGCAAACCCCAGATCTTCCGTGCAATTCAGGAGAATGCGGCCATTGTCGCAGCCGAGAATCTCAATCTCGCGGCCAATCTGGCCGGGGTCAAGCTCGATGAGCTGGTGTTTGCCGGTGGTGCTTCAAAGGGCAAGCTGTGGGGCCAGATTCTGGCCGATGCCGTCGGCCTGCCGATCAAGATCCCCGAGGTGACCGAAGCAACCGCCTTTGCAGCCGGGCTCGCCGCCTGGGTGGGGCTGGGTGTCTATGGCTCCCTGCCAGAAGCAGCCGATGCCACGGTGCGCTGGAGCCGCCGGATCGAACCGGACGCGCACAAGCACAGCCTTTACACCGAACTGACGGAACGCTGGCGCGAAGCCTATGCCCCTCAGCGGGCTCTTGCCGGACGCAACGTGACACAGTCGATGTGGAAAGCTCCAGGGCTATGATCAGCCCTCATGGCCCCCTGAAATTCCAGAGCTGCGGCCAGCCGCCTCCGGACCGGCCAGTCCTTCCTTGAGCATGGCGGCAGAGCAGCCCCTCCGCCATGCCCGTTCAATCGGCCTTTCGAGATGGCCAACCAAGACATGAGCATTGCCTGAAAGCCGGACCTCCATCCTTTCAGGTCAAAATGCCAAAGAAAGAGGCTACGTTTTGATTTGAAACAGGCGTAGGCGGGAATATGTTCAAAACCAAAGAAGGCGACCATGCATATCGTTTCGAGGATCATGGTCCCAAGTATCTCCAGCGCGGCCCGCGCTCGGACATCGGCGTTGTCACTCTTCAACCCGGCCAGCATTTTGCAACCCACAAGCACAGCGTGATCGAGGAGAATTTCCTGACCATCGAGGGCGAAGTGCATATGTATGTAAACGGCGAGCTGCACACACTGGCGGTCGGCGACTTTCTGCGCTGCGACCCAGGAGAAGCCCACTATGTGATCAACAAGGGGCAAGTGCCGTGGAAGGCAGTCTTTATCAAGGCGCCTTACAATCCCAAGGACGGCACGCCAATCGAATGGGAGCCCGGCGACGATCTCTCGGTCTTCGCTCCGGCCTGACGGACAGGAAAAATGCCCGCACGCGGGTGGATGTCTGTTACTCCATCAGGGCGATCCGCCATCTGATGCCTTGTTAACACAAATTTAACTTCAAAATCCTCCCTGAATGAGAGTATCCTTCATCCGCTTCAAGCGGAATGAGGGGTACCCTCATTTTCATTTCCAGACGCCGGGTTTGACAACGAGACCAAAGCGAGCAACCCCGCCCCTCCCCCAAATTGCAAGAGATATGCCCGCAAGGAGGCTTTCCCTGTTCTTGCCTCTTTCCCAGAAAGGAAGATCTGTCATGAAAGGTGTTCTTTCCATTCAATCCCATGTCACCTACGGGCACGCGGGCAACAGCGCGGCGGTCTTTCCCGTGCAGCGCATGGGGCTGGAAGTCTGGCCCATTCACACGGTGCATTTTTCCAACCACACCCAATATCATCAGGGCTGGACCGGCAAGGTCGTGTCAGCCGATGCCATTGGGGACGTGTTCGAAGGCCTGGAGAAAATCGGCGTCACCAGCCATATTCAGGCGATCACCACCGGCTATCTGGGGGATGCCTCGCACTGCGACGTGATTGCCCGGATCGTTAAAAGCGTCAAGGCCGCCAATCCGGATTGCCTCTACTTGTGCGACCCGGTGATGGGCAGCCCGGAGAAGGGCTGCATCGTCAGCGACGGGATTGCCGAAAGCCTCGTGGGAACCCTGATGCCGATGGCCGACATTTTGGTGCCAAACCAGTTTGAGCTGACCCAGTTCACCGGGCAGTCCATTCACAGCCTCGAAGACGCAATCACGGCTTGCCGGAAGGCGCAGGCGCTCGGCCCCGACCTGGTTCTGGCCAAGCATTTGCACGGCGTCGAAGGCGATGACTTCTCGATGGTGATGGCCGCAGGCGAAACCTGCTATCTGGCACAGCGCCCACACCTCAAATTCGAGCGGGAACCTGTCGGCGTTGGCGACATGATCTCGGCAACCTTCCTTGCCGGCATTCTGACCGGCTCATCGGCTCCCGAGGCGCTTGAGCATTGCAACAATGCTGTCTATGGCGTTCTGGAAGAAACCGCCGCCTCCGGCGAATGGGAATTGCAGCTGATTGCGGCGCAGAAGCAATTCGAGACCCCGAGCCACCAGTTCAAGGTCGCCCTGCTCTGAGGCATCGATAGCCAGTTTATTAGAAACCCCATGCTCTGCGCCTCCTGTCCGGTGGTGCGGAGCGACAGGGCAGCGACAATGCGTCAGCCGGTCTCTCCGCCGCGGCCATAGCGGACGCCGTTTACCGCTTCTATCAGGCGATCGATGATGAGATCTGTCTTCTGATAGTAGATCAGCTCCCCGCTCTCCGGCACCGGCTCCACCGTTATGTTGTCATTGCGCTTTTCGAGGGCAAAGAAACTCTCCTCGTTGTAGACGCCATCCTCGGTCGAGGCCAGCCACAGGAAGGGGATGGTCAGCGTGTCGAAGGCATCATCAACCGGCTCATGGGCAATCTGCAGATCTCGGACAAATGCCATGTGGCCCTGCATCAGCAGATGGGCGCAGGCTTCGCGCATAAGGGGCACGATATCGGGATCGGCATAGGTCGCCATGTCGCGGCACCGCCCCTTGTAGGCGCGCTCGAGATACCAGTCGACGCCATATTGCTGCATCATGCGATGACCCGACTTGGCCATGACCTCCAGGATCCATGGCGCCTGGGCGGCCATGCGATACATGGTGCGCTGGATGAGTGGCAGGCGGGCAGATCCGGTGCGGTCCATGATACCGGTGTAGCCAAGGGCAATCAGGGCGCCAAAGCTCTGCGGGTTGCTCTGTTGCAGTGCCAACAGCGGCACGATGGCATTGGAAAGCCCGATCGCGACGCAGGGCTTGCCTTCCATCCGGTGTTCAAGGAGGGTCTTGAGGGCAATGAGATTGTCCTCGATCGCGGGCAGATCCGCATGCAGGGACGAGTTGCCATAGCCGGGGCGGGACAGGGCATAGAGCTTGATGCCTGCCTGTTGCAGTCGCCGTTCGGCTTCAAGTGGCAACAGAAAGCCCATGGCAAAGCCGCGCAGCACCAGCGCCGGAACACCATCGGGCGCGCCCATCCATGTCCAGGCAACTACACGCCCATCGGGCAAGGTCACGCGCTCCTCCCGTCCCAAAGGGTCCTGCCAGGCGGAAGCCTGCCCTTGCCGGTTCATGGCGGCGCGGCTGGCAATCATCGCAAGAAGGCGGATGAGATCAGCCTGCGTCGGCGCCTCCACCTTGGACAGGATGGTCTTCATCTGGTAGCGCACCGTATGCATCGAAACACCCCGCTCATCACAGATCTTTTGCAAGGAGCGATGCTGAAAGAACAGGCGTGCAACTTCCGCTTCAGCCCGACTGAGACCGAAGGCGGTGAGCAGCCGGTTGGTCGCCTTTTCGGTCCACTCGATCTCGATGGACCTGAGGATGATGTAGGATTTCTTCTGCCCGGCCACCTCCTCGATATAGCCTTCCGCCACGAACGGGGCGATGGCCCCGTCTTCCGGCACAACGCGCAGGATTGCCTCGGAGCGGTTGCCCTGGGTGTTGGCAGCGCGGCGCAACGCCTCGAAATCCTCCCACGAGCGGCTGTCGATGACGTCGCTATCGAACCACATGCCCTGACTGCGCCCGAACGCCCTTGTTCCGGTCTCGTTGGTCATGACGACACGACCGTTGGGGGCAATGACCACCGCCGGGCCGGGTACATCGCGGATAGCGCGATTGAGGCTGTCATTCTCGGCCGGAATATCGAGAGATTCCATTGTTCGCCGCGCTTCGAGGATCTGGGATTGCAGGGCGCCGGAAATCGGAGCCTTAAACTCCTTGTTCTCGATATCCGCCAGGCGCCGGTTCCAACTGGCAATCATCTCTTCAAAAGCATTCTGGTCGACGATCGAGCGATAGGTATTGGCGATGATGTCAAGGTCACCAGCGTCGACGGCGTCACCTGCCGGGTCCTGATCATCCGCAGGCGCTGTCAACATGAAATTCTGGTTCTTGAGCGGGATATCAGAATAGTCGTCTGGCAAATGGAGCCCCTCTTTTCGGGACAGTCAATTGTAAGCTGTAATTTAAATGCCTGTTTTTGAAATGTAATTTGATGTCTTTTAAAAAGGATATAAAAATTTTTAGGTTATGAAAACTGCTTTTTACGGAATTTGAAACGGCATGCAGCAGAGGTAAGCCTTGCCGACGCAAGGTCTACCCAGCTTGAGGCTAGAAATTCTTGGTCAGTGTCACCTGCGCTGTCTTGTTGTCATAGTCGTAGAGATCGACATTGGAAAAGTTGCGGGAATAGGACAGCTCCACTCGCGGAGCAAAGCCCTTGTAGGAAAAGTTGCGCAAGGTCACTCCGGCGCTCGGCGTGAGGGTCAGGTCATTGCGCGGCTTGCCGAGCAGCGGAAAATCGCCCACATAGTCCCGTTTTGAAACCTCCATGGCGACATCCATGATGAGACCAAGATCGGACTTGCGGATGAGCTGCAGCTTGGCTCCGTAGCGAATATGGGCATTGAAGGATTGCCGGGCCGAGGTGTAGGCCAGATCACCGTTGACCGCGATACCGGTCTTGGCGTCGATCGCGTAGCGATGCCCAAGACTGAGAGCAATTTCGCTGCCATCAAAAGCATCGTTATCTATATAGTCCAGCACCTTGTAGGACAGGAAGGCACTGCTCGTGCCCGCCCTTCCGAAAGATCGCAGCAACGAGAGATAGGGGCCGATGCCAAAGCGGTAAGGCTTGTTGGCCTTGAGATAATATTCGGCCGCCACCCCGACCGCCACACTGCCTGCCTTGTAGGAGCGGGAGAAGGCGGTGAAACCGTTGAAGCGCGTCGTGTCGAACAGTTCGTCGGGAAATTTCGAGCCAGAAATGCCCCCGCCAACAATCACCTTGTCCTGATCGGACAGATCGAAACGATAGGAGCCGTTGATTCCGTAATTGACACCAATACCGCTTTTTGCAGTCTGGCCGGGCCGGAAAGGCACCCCGGCGATATAGACAATCTCGCTGGCACTGCCGTTGGAAAAGTTGGTGCTCGGCGCGAGCGAGACATAGCCGCTCAGTGTCCAGGGTCGGGCTTTGCGCGAGCGGTTCAAGAGGGTCTGGTAGACCTCCCGGCTGCTTTGTGAGGAGGACAGTTCAGAGAGCTGTTCAAAGTGATAGGCAGCTGCGTCATAGTCTTTCATCAGGAAGAGCGTATGGGCGAGTTCAGCCTGCACAGACTGCAATTCGGGGTGGTTGGCCAGAATCGACCGCATCGCCGCAGCAGCCTCCTTGAGGCGCTTCTGGTGTTTGAGGATCAGAGCTCTGGTGAAATCTTCCTGAAGGCGTTTGTTGTCCTCGGTCCGGGCCGCGTTTTTCGCGATGCCGAGGGCCGCCTCATACTGGCCGGATTCGATCAGAGCCTTGATGACGGTCATCGCGCTGACCGCACTCTGGGCCTGGTCTGCAATGATGGCCTGCCCGAAGGCCAAAGCCACAGATCCCGGCAAGACAGCACAGAAAGCCCCTGACATCAGCACAAGGGCCATGGCTGCAGGGAGACGGGACCTCCCTGCCGGGTTCGATTTCAACCTCACCTTGCCGATCATCAGTCTTTGTCTGCTTGATAGACGCCGTAGACGGCTTTGGTCGGATTGGCAAAGTCATCCGCGATATAGAGTTCGCCAGCGGTTGCCGTCGCGCCATCGCCACCGAACACACCGGCAACATGAGACACCTGGTCAGCGGCTGTTCCGCCAAGGGTGATCGAGTCAGCAGAATAGGTGGCAGTACTGGTGTTCATGGTGCCACTGAAGGCAATATTGCTGCCGACAGCATAGTTGGTGCCTTCGTCCGTTACGGCAAGATTGGAGAAGGTGCCCGATACGGCCCCAGTACCGAAATTGGCAGAGACCGAAACATCGCCGCTGGCATAGCCGCTGTTGGCTCCGCTGATGCCGACACCGGTCATCGTGCCGGAATAGGTCGCCGTGCCACTGGCGGGAAGCTTTGCCGTATCAGAGATGGCATAGGCAGCAACATAGCTTTCATCGGAGGAATCCGGATCGCCAATGGTCAGCAAGGCCGATTCTGCAGCTGTTCCGTCAGCACCAAGGTTTTCCATCATGACGGGCTTGCCATTGAACGTGCCATTGCCGTCTGCATCCAGAACAAGAGTCTGCCCGGCATAGGTGCCGCTGGTGAAAAGGAAGGTGGTCGTGTCATCATCATGAGCGGTCACTGTTGCCGCACCAGCTGTCCGGACCAGGGTCGTGGTGGTCA belongs to uncultured Cohaesibacter sp. and includes:
- the lsrA gene encoding autoinducer 2 ABC transporter ATP-binding protein LsrA; this encodes MTDQKPSGQRKQLIKADSIWKFFGNVTVLKGVDLVLESGQIHALLGGNGAGKSTLMRIIAGLHSVDQGDLYVNGEHANKLTPVLARQMGIHMVPQEPLLFPNLSIEENVLMNMKGNRVAQYARLVKLAKEIGTNMDLQAPAGQLEVADQQMVEILRGLIRDAQILILDEPTSALTPREVSLLFNRMRALAAQGVGIFFISHKLNEIREIADIVSILRDGRVVMAGPPKSYTDAEIVRAMTQVEGGGENVLGERRQTARHGKVVLEVDNLCGEGFANMSFSLHEGEILGLAGVVGSGRTEMAETIYGIRKAARGRVMVEGQDATHTDPQASLDMGLVYLPEDRQTSGLFVDAPLSWNASSLVLHRESSWLQLKREEERFQQYVKELGIVCATSSQAVRTLSGGNQQKILLAKCLAAKPRVLILDEPTRGVDVAVRADIYRIIDDLANSGVAILMISSDHDEIQRLSHRVLAMAHGYPTGILEGDEITVDAIAQMSFGLNAEEAKAS
- the lsrF gene encoding 3-hydroxy-5-phosphonooxypentane-2,4-dione thiolase; the encoded protein is MADIDDIKEGKDFGIDIPVETNPFPVRGANALDWGMQDRLARIFQKKSSNTVMLAFDHGYFQGPATGLERLDLTIRPLADYTDVLMCTRGGLRATMPADTRKPVVLRCSGGMSVLTELSNELVAVDIEDAIRLNASAITTNVYVGAEYEHQSLANLIKLIDTGNRYGIPTMAVTGVGKDMARDQRYFSLATRICAELGAHIVKSYFIEEGFEKVVAGCPVPIVIAGGKKLPEMDALTMAYKAIDQGAHGVDMGRNIFQSDSPVGMIKAIRSIVHDGEKPEKAYEIYQSEKASA
- a CDS encoding sugar-binding domain-containing protein; translation: MSDDNRYEHHDAELLSRVAWYYYHDGMTQSEIGTILNLSRIKISRMLEKGRKMGLIHIHINSSYGGCFELESRLQQLFGLQEARVIPADDGQHSVERIAEAASQYLMGKLNEADLLAVGWGATVMGALQRLAQTLSHRDISLVSLTGGVAAYIEGVATGRTAQNVHLIPAPLMVSSPELAQSLKVERHVVDVMDMARTANYALVGVGSVANQATLITSGYATGSQFEAFRRQGAVGDIIAIFYDKDGNVLDLPFHDNLIGLDLQALREIPNVVAAACGQTKVEAIRAAARGKHFNVLITDEPTALAIIEGESHEKERGIRPGD
- the lsrK gene encoding autoinducer-2 kinase is translated as MKKKEGYVLAIDAGTGSGRAVIFDSAGHQIAVGQEEWNHLSDPRYPGSMEFDCRANWKLLSKCVREALSKAGLAGSDILAVSATSMREGIVIYDRDGQELWACANVDSRASEEVHELQAKSPELERYAYSISGQSFALGAIPRLKWLEKHLPEVHANMATMSMLSDWILARLSGVISSDPSNAGTTGIFSLKTRTWDLEIARRAGIRTNIFPPVVETGTPIGEVTAEAAADTGLVAGTMVVMGGGDVQMGALGLGVSRPGHAAVLGGTFWQEVVNIPEPITDPDMRIRINPHVVPGVSQAEGIAFMVGMTTRWFRDAFCQEEMRIAKERGIDTYALLEEQSAKIPVGANGIIPIFSDVMNLGSWYHAAPSLLNLSLDASQCGKPQIFRAIQENAAIVAAENLNLAANLAGVKLDELVFAGGASKGKLWGQILADAVGLPIKIPEVTEATAFAAGLAAWVGLGVYGSLPEAADATVRWSRRIEPDAHKHSLYTELTERWREAYAPQRALAGRNVTQSMWKAPGL
- a CDS encoding cupin domain-containing protein codes for the protein MFKTKEGDHAYRFEDHGPKYLQRGPRSDIGVVTLQPGQHFATHKHSVIEENFLTIEGEVHMYVNGELHTLAVGDFLRCDPGEAHYVINKGQVPWKAVFIKAPYNPKDGTPIEWEPGDDLSVFAPA
- the pdxY gene encoding pyridoxal kinase PdxY, which produces MKGVLSIQSHVTYGHAGNSAAVFPVQRMGLEVWPIHTVHFSNHTQYHQGWTGKVVSADAIGDVFEGLEKIGVTSHIQAITTGYLGDASHCDVIARIVKSVKAANPDCLYLCDPVMGSPEKGCIVSDGIAESLVGTLMPMADILVPNQFELTQFTGQSIHSLEDAITACRKAQALGPDLVLAKHLHGVEGDDFSMVMAAGETCYLAQRPHLKFEREPVGVGDMISATFLAGILTGSSAPEALEHCNNAVYGVLEETAASGEWELQLIAAQKQFETPSHQFKVALL
- a CDS encoding surface lipoprotein assembly modifier, which encodes MIGKVRLKSNPAGRSRLPAAMALVLMSGAFCAVLPGSVALAFGQAIIADQAQSAVSAMTVIKALIESGQYEAALGIAKNAARTEDNKRLQEDFTRALILKHQKRLKEAAAAMRSILANHPELQSVQAELAHTLFLMKDYDAAAYHFEQLSELSSSQSSREVYQTLLNRSRKARPWTLSGYVSLAPSTNFSNGSASEIVYIAGVPFRPGQTAKSGIGVNYGINGSYRFDLSDQDKVIVGGGISGSKFPDELFDTTRFNGFTAFSRSYKAGSVAVGVAAEYYLKANKPYRFGIGPYLSLLRSFGRAGTSSAFLSYKVLDYIDNDAFDGSEIALSLGHRYAIDAKTGIAVNGDLAYTSARQSFNAHIRYGAKLQLIRKSDLGLIMDVAMEVSKRDYVGDFPLLGKPRNDLTLTPSAGVTLRNFSYKGFAPRVELSYSRNFSNVDLYDYDNKTAQVTLTKNF